The following coding sequences lie in one Chiroxiphia lanceolata isolate bChiLan1 chromosome 19, bChiLan1.pri, whole genome shotgun sequence genomic window:
- the SLC16A3 gene encoding monocarboxylate transporter 4 isoform X1, producing MGAVVADDGPSGVKAPDGGWGWAVLFGCFIITGFSYAFPKAVSVFFKELIREFGIGYSDTAWISSILLAMLYGTGPLCSVCVNRFGCRPVMLVGGLFASMGMVIASFCTSIVQIYLTAGVITGLGLALNFQPSLIMLNRYFDKRRPLANGLSAAGSPVFLCALSPLGQILQHEYGWRGGFLILGGMLLNCCVCGALMRPLEPPKKSEATKEPAEKNVKKKLLDFSVFKDGGFVIYALAASIMVLGLFVPPVFVVSYAKDLGYQDTKAAFLLTILGFIDIFARPICGMVAGLKWVRPRCVYLFSFAMIFNGFTDLMGSMSVDYGGLVVFCIFFGISYGMVGALQFEVLMAIVGTQKFSSAIGLVLLAEAMAVLIGPPSAGKLLDATGRYMFVFIIAGIEVTTSALVLALGNFFCIKKKSEEPHTKEEAAEREELNKSEDKTPEDAKVDSIEVEQFLKDEPEKNGEVVTNPETCV from the exons ATGGGAGCTGTAGTAGCTGATGATGGTCCATCTGGTGTTAAAGCCCCTGAtggaggctggggctgggctgtccTTTTTGGCTGTTTTATCATCACAGGATTCTCCTACGCCTTTCCTAAGGCAGttagtgttttctttaaagaactTATCCGGGAATTTGGCATTGGATATAGTGACACTGCATGGATTTCCTCCATTCTGTTGGCCATGCTTTATGGAACAG GTCCACTGTGTAGTGTATGTGTCAACCGCTTTGGCTGTCGTCCTGTCATGCTGGTGGGTGGCCTTTTTGCCTCCATGGGGATGGTGATAGCTTCCTTCTGTACAAGCATTGTTCAGATCTATCTAACTGCAGGTGTGATTACTG GTTTGGGTCTGGCACTAAACTTTCAGCCGTCACTCATCATGTTAAACCGTTACTTTGACAAACGCCGGCCCTTGGCCAACGGGCTCTCTGCCGCTGGGAGTCCAGTGTTTCTTTGTGCTCTGTCACCGCTGGGGCAGATACTACAACATGAGTATGGCTGGAGAGGAGGATTCCTTATACTGGGTGGGATGCTGCTCAACTGCTGTGTATGTGGAGCACTAATGAGACCTTTGGAGCCACCCAAAAAGTCTGAAGCTACCAAAGAGCCAGCTGAGaagaatgtgaagaaaaaacTTCTGGATTTCAGTGTGTTTAAAGATGGTGGTTTTGTAATCTATGCCCTAGCAGCATCTATCATGGTGCTTGGCCTCTTTGTTCCCCCAGTTTTTGTTGTGAGTTATGCCAAGGATTTAGGCTATCAAGACaccaaagcagcttttcttctgaCTATTCTGGGATTCATTGATATCTTTGCTCGGCCTATTTGTGGAATGGTAGCTGGTCTTAAATGGGTTAGACCACGCTGTGTCTACCTCTTCAGTTTTGCTATGATTTTCAATGGTTTCACAGATCTCATGGGTTCGATGTCTGTTGATTACGGTGGACTGGTGgtcttttgcattttctttggcATTTCTTATGGAATGGTAGGTGCTCTTCAATTTGAAGTTCTCATGGCTATTGTTGGTACTCAGAAGTTTTCCAGTGCTATCGGTTTAGTGCTCCTGGCAGAAGCTATGGCTGTTCTAATTGGTCCGCCATCAGCAG GAAAACTCCTGGATGCAACAGGGAGGTACATGTTTGTATTCATTATTGCTGGAATTGAAGTTACCACCTCAGCACTTGTATTGGCCTTGGgaaatttcttctgcattaaGAAAAAATCGGAAGAACCACATAcaaaagaagaagcagcagaaagagagGAATTAAACAAATCTGAAGACAAAACTCCTGAAGATGCCAAGGTGGACTCTATTGAAGTGGAGCAGTTTCTGAAAGATGAGCCTGAAAAAAATGGCGAAGTTGTAACTAACCCAGAAACATGTGTGTGA
- the SLC16A3 gene encoding monocarboxylate transporter 4 isoform X2: MGAVVADDGPSGVKAPDGGWGWAVLFGCFIITGFSYAFPKAVSVFFKELIREFGIGYSDTAWISSILLAMLYGTGPLCSVCVNRFGCRPVMLVGGLFASMGMVIASFCTSIVQIYLTAGVITGLGLALNFQPSLIMLNRYFDKRRPLANGLSAAGSPVFLCALSPLGQILQHEYGWRGGFLILGGMLLNCCVCGALMRPLEPPKKSEATKEPAEKNVKKKLLDFSVFKDGGFVIYALAASIMVLGLFVPPVFVVSYAKDLGYQDTKAAFLLTILGFIDIFARPICGMVAGLKWVRPRCVYLFSFAMIFNGFTDLMGSMSVDYGGLVVFCIFFGISYGMVGALQFEVLMAIVGTQKFSSAIGLVLLAEAMAVLIGPPSAGKYSIQFRIQNHMHRIHLHKIQGSREKDKSHSRNADCASVAHASKAFCSYTLK, translated from the exons ATGGGAGCTGTAGTAGCTGATGATGGTCCATCTGGTGTTAAAGCCCCTGAtggaggctggggctgggctgtccTTTTTGGCTGTTTTATCATCACAGGATTCTCCTACGCCTTTCCTAAGGCAGttagtgttttctttaaagaactTATCCGGGAATTTGGCATTGGATATAGTGACACTGCATGGATTTCCTCCATTCTGTTGGCCATGCTTTATGGAACAG GTCCACTGTGTAGTGTATGTGTCAACCGCTTTGGCTGTCGTCCTGTCATGCTGGTGGGTGGCCTTTTTGCCTCCATGGGGATGGTGATAGCTTCCTTCTGTACAAGCATTGTTCAGATCTATCTAACTGCAGGTGTGATTACTG GTTTGGGTCTGGCACTAAACTTTCAGCCGTCACTCATCATGTTAAACCGTTACTTTGACAAACGCCGGCCCTTGGCCAACGGGCTCTCTGCCGCTGGGAGTCCAGTGTTTCTTTGTGCTCTGTCACCGCTGGGGCAGATACTACAACATGAGTATGGCTGGAGAGGAGGATTCCTTATACTGGGTGGGATGCTGCTCAACTGCTGTGTATGTGGAGCACTAATGAGACCTTTGGAGCCACCCAAAAAGTCTGAAGCTACCAAAGAGCCAGCTGAGaagaatgtgaagaaaaaacTTCTGGATTTCAGTGTGTTTAAAGATGGTGGTTTTGTAATCTATGCCCTAGCAGCATCTATCATGGTGCTTGGCCTCTTTGTTCCCCCAGTTTTTGTTGTGAGTTATGCCAAGGATTTAGGCTATCAAGACaccaaagcagcttttcttctgaCTATTCTGGGATTCATTGATATCTTTGCTCGGCCTATTTGTGGAATGGTAGCTGGTCTTAAATGGGTTAGACCACGCTGTGTCTACCTCTTCAGTTTTGCTATGATTTTCAATGGTTTCACAGATCTCATGGGTTCGATGTCTGTTGATTACGGTGGACTGGTGgtcttttgcattttctttggcATTTCTTATGGAATGGTAGGTGCTCTTCAATTTGAAGTTCTCATGGCTATTGTTGGTACTCAGAAGTTTTCCAGTGCTATCGGTTTAGTGCTCCTGGCAGAAGCTATGGCTGTTCTAATTGGTCCGCCATCAGCAGGTAAGTATTCCATTCAGTTCAGAATTCAAAACCATATGCACCGCATCCATTTACACAAAATTCAAGGGAGCAGAGAAAAGGATAAGAGTCACTCAAGAAATGCAGATTGTGCCAGTGTTGCACATGCTTCAAAGGCTTTCTGCAGTTACACTCTGAAATAG